In Buchnera aphidicola (Pseudoregma panicola), the DNA window AATTATTTGTAGAAATGATGAATCTGAAATTCATATATGCAATGTAATAAAAAATTTTAAAGATAGTATAATACTATTTTCTCCAGGACCTGGTACTCCTTTAAAATCTGGATGCATGATGAATATAATAAAAAAATTTAATAGAACTAATCCTATGTTAGGAATATGTTTAGGTCATCAAGCAATAATAGAGTTTTTTGGAGGTAGTATAAAATTGTTAAAAAAATCAGTACATGGAAAATATTCTAATATAGTTCATGATAATAAATTTATGTTTAATAAAATTGCTAATCCTTTAAA includes these proteins:
- a CDS encoding aminodeoxychorismate/anthranilate synthase component II, which codes for MSNIFILDNIDSFTNNISEQLKVLGNKVIICRNDESEIHICNVIKNFKDSIILFSPGPGTPLKSGCMMNIIKKFNRTNPMLGICLGHQAIIEFFGGSIKLLKKSVHGKYSNIVHDNKFMFNKIANPLKVSRYHSWTCNEVPRNFIVNSYYKEKIMSLRSRKHKICSFQFHPESILTPFGNKLIENTINWLSK